CAGAATTGGATTTTTTACTGCTTGCGTTTTCAACAAGGTCAAGAATTTTTGAAACGGTTGATTCGCCAAATTCCTTTTGCACTTCAATGGTTAGAACGCCGCTGACATTGATACAACCGCTTAACGCTTCGCCGCCTACGGAAACTTCGCGGGGAACGGATTCACCCGTCAAGGCTTTGGTGTCTACCATTGAGTTGCCCTCAATGATTATGCCGTCAAGCGGTATTTTCTCGCCCGGCTGTACGACGATAATATCGCCAATATTCACATCATAGGGATCAACCCTTTCTAAGCTGCCGTCACCGCGTTTTACATTAGCGTAATCGGGGCGAATATCCATAAGTCCGGCGATAGACTTCCTCGATTTAGAAACGGCGTAGCTTTGGAATAACTCGCCGACTTGATAAAACAGCATAACTGCAACGCCCTCCGGGTACTCCCCCGCGATGAGCGCGCCGACTGTGGCGATAGTCATTAAGAAGTTTTCGTCAAAGACTTCTCCGTGCGTAATATTCTTGACCGCCTTAAAAATAATTTCGTAGCCGACGACAACGTAAGCGGCAAGAAACAGAACTATCGAAAGCCACTCCGGGTCTTTCGGAACAAGCAGACCTGCCACGAAAATGACAGCCGCTATGATGATTTTGGTTAGACGCTTATTCACTTGAAATCCCTCCTCTATATTGGTTGAGAACTCACTCAACTGTTAGTGTAAAAAAATTCTATAGTCAGCGGCATTAAGCGATTGTATAGGGCGTTAATTGAGAGTATCGCCCTATACAATCTCGCCGTTCGCGATTGCCCACATCACGCCCGTTTCATTACGACTTCCGGTTCGTACTTGTGAACGATTTTTTCAGCTTCGGCAACGATATAATCAATGTCTGCGCCCTCGGCGGTTTCAAAGACGAGTTTCGTTGTCATATGGTTGACACTTGCGGTTGTCACACCGGAAAGCGCGCCGATGTCCTTTTCCATTTTCGCGGCGCAGTTGGCGCAGTCAAGTCCTTCGAGTCTGAATTGCTTTTTCATAGTGATTTCCTCCTTAAAATTATTATTCTGTGATATGGCTCAAACTTTGTTTTAGAATGATGTTCACGTGATCATCTACAAGAGAATAGTAGACCACTTTGCCGTCTTTTCGGAACTTTACCAAGTTGGCCGCTTTCAAAGTTCGCAATTGATGTGAGATTGCGGATTTTGTCATATTTAGCAAATATGCCAAATCGCACACGCACATTTCGCTGACACCCAAAGCCCAAAGCATCTTAACTCTTGTAGGGTCTCCGATTGCTTTTAGAAAATCAGAAGCGGCAATCATAGTTGTATCTGAAAGCATTTGTGACTTCACATTTGCAACGATTTCTTCGTGGATAACATCGCAATCGCACACGTCTCCTTTAACGGACATAGAAAACACCTCCTTGCATTTGATTGAGTGACTGTTCAACCATACCTGCATTATAGTTGAACAGTCACTCATTTGTCAAGGGGCTTTTGAAAATTTTTTATAGCATCTGCCCTTATCGTCTGCCACGTTCAGCGAATGCGTGCAATTAACACGACAATGGTGTATGTACATTGCATATTCGGCTTTTGGGACAAGTTGGAGTTTTTCCATTAAACAGGATAGTTTTGGGTTATTTCAACATTGTTAAAGAAAGGCTGTAAAACGATGAATATGTGAAAATTTCCACTACCGCTGAACGAGCAAAAGCAGGGCGGGTGCATCTTTTCACGATTTCCGTTCGGCTGGTACATTAATGCTCGTTAGGTATAAGATGGCAAGGACAAATTCTCTCTCAAAATCGCTTTGAAAAATCTCCTTGAACGAAAAAAAAAGCTGGTCTTTCAGGGTGCATCGGGCTTCTATTAAGCCCAATGTACAAATATAGCAGAGAAGAAGGACTCGAACTCTTAAAACCGTAGGTAATCAAAAAAGTCCATAACCGCGGCATTTTTGCCGTAGTTATGGGCTTTATATATTTGTCCTTAAATCACGTTGGCTACAGTATGATGGAGTGATGAATTAATCACCCACCATTTTGCCGCAATGCCTGCGCGCTTTAAATCTTCTTCAAGACGCAGTGCTTCATATACGGGTGTGGCTTCGACAAGAATTACTATAATGACTTCTGTTTCATTAGTATTGTGCAGTCGTGGTAACAATTTTTTTGCAGATTCTGGAATATCGTCTTGTGAGCGTTTGATCTCCTGATTATAGCTTTGTGTGGACTCAAGGAGCAAAAGCGTATGGCCCGTCGGTACGGTGTCAATGACAACTGTTTGATCTTCTGCTTTTTCCACAATCTTCTCAGCAAAGGCTCTGAACACTGCGCTTTCCTGCGTACAGGGAGAACGCAAATCTTCCTCCACATAGGCAATGTCCTCGTCGGAGATGGTTTTTCTTGCCTTAGAAAGCACTTCTTCTTGGTACTTCTTCAGCTCTACGTGTCCATCTATATGACTCATGCTGATGCCGCTGACCTCACTGATGACAAACTTTAGATGCGCTGCGGGATCGGTCGTAGCAAGGTGAACTTTTTCCCCTTTTGCGGATAATCCCAAAGCAATGGCCGCCGCAATGGTTGTTTTCCCAACGCCGCCCTTGCCCATCGTGAAAATAACCTTTGTGCCGGTTCTGTAAATGTCATCAACGACATCTCCAAGCTGCACAACGGTTTGCACATTTATCTTTTCATCACGAAGGATGTAGTTATCTGTTGTGAGCAATCTCCCGCTCTCGGATGTTTCCGGCAGAGACGAATCATCAGAAAAAATAAACGGGCACCCAGCTCTATTTTCTGATCGACATCTTTGTTTTCTCTCCGCTTCCATGACAGGAATCAAACACAGCCAATCCCATCATAAAAACTTCATGCAGTCTATGTTTTTTCTCTGTTGTTAAATATTCTTAGAGTGAGAAGTTCCCCTTGATGGTCCAACATGAACCCTCCCTTGGTCCATGAATAGAACAGACCTCCCCTTGGCGGGAAGGTCATATTTTTTCGGGCTCAGTCGGGATTTCTCTGCGCCAGATAAAACAGATTGCTGCTCTTACCGCCGTTTTCCCTCCACCTTTGCTCCTTACGGATACGACCGCTCTTTTCCAGGTCGGCAAGGGCACGTTTGACAGTACTTCGGGACAGTTTCAGTTCTCTTGCGATGGTACCCAATCGCCGGGTAACATTTACCGTCCTTATCACAGCGGTCATATAGGTACATATATACTGCCACAGCTCGGTGCGGCAGCTTCGAGAAATACAGGGATGTATAATAGCCCACAGCTTCACCTCCTTATCCTGCCATTTTCAGCGGTACGCTGTATGCCGGAGTGCCAAGGATGAAAGTGCCGTCCTGAAATCGTTTCATGGCAGCCCATTTGTTGTTGGTGGAGATGCTTTCGGATTCTCCCTGAACCAGGGAGCTTAAGATGGTTAGCATCTGTTCGCTTTTCTTAAAATGTAAGAATGCTTAAACTAATAACTCTTTGAGCTTATCACCTTTGATTTCATCAGGACTCCAGCCGATGACAGCAAATTTACCATCTGTGTGATCATCCACCTTATTAATCCACTCAATTTCACTGCTTGCTTTTGCAGCCAGCATACGATTGGTTGTACCAGTATGATAGAGTGAAGAATTGATTACCCACCATTTTGCCGCAATACCCGCACGCTTTAGATCTTCTTCAAGGCGCATTGCTTCATATACCGGGGTAGCTTCCGCAAGGGTCACAATAATAACTTCTGTTTCGTCTATATTGTGTAGTCGCGGCAACAGCTTTTTTGCAGATTCTGGAATATCACCTTGTGATCGTTTGATTTCCTGATTATAGCTTTGTGTAGACTCAAGAAGCAAAAGCGTATGACCGGTCGGTGCGGTATCAATGACAACTACTTGATCTTCTGCCTTATCCACAATCTCCGCGAAAGCCCTGAACACTGCGATTTCCTGCGTACAGGGAGAACGCAAATCTTCCTCCACATAAGCAATATCCTCATCCGACATGGTTTCCCTTGCTTTAGAAAGCACTTCCTCTTGGTACTTCTTCAGCTCTGCCTGTTCATCAATACGACTCGTGGTGATGCCATTGCTTTCATCTATGACAAATTTTAGATGGGCTGCCGGGTCTGTAGTGGTAAGATGAACCTTTCTGCCCCTTGCGGACAATCCCATCGCAATCGCTGCCGCAACGGTAGTTTTTCCAACGCCGCCTTTTCCCATAGCGAAGATAACTTTTTTATTTGATTTGTACAGATCGTCAATTACATTTTTAAGCTCTGGGATTGTTTTAGCGTTTACCTTCTCGTCCCGGACAATGTATTGATCCTTGGTTAGTAATGCTCTTACATTGTCAAGTCCGGTGATATTATAGGCTCTAAGGGGGACTGTATAAATAGTCAGCTTTTTTAACCCTTCCGGCATATCTGCAAGTGCTTTTTGCTGCTTGTGATACAGACTTCCGGATATTTTGTCATCATAAGAAGTCAACACACCGTTCATGACAATTGCCTGATTGTTTACGCCGATGTCCGCAAGTTCTTTTGAAGCTCTTTTTGCCTCCTTTAGGGGAGCTGCTTCGGGTCGAGAAACAAGAATGAGTGTAGTCCGTTTGTCATCTGACAGAGTTTCAACAGCTTTTTTGTAAATTTCTTTTTTACTTTCCAAACCTGACAACTGTCCAAGACAGGATGCTCCATGTGTACTCTCGCTGATGAAATTACTCCATGCTGAAGGCAACTGCAGCATTCTAAGAGTATGACCGGTTGGTGCAGTATCGAATATAATATGGTCATACTCTTTCTGCACTTTTTCATCCGTAATAAAGTTTGAAAATTCATTGAATGCCGCAATCTCAACCGTGCAGGAACCGGAAAGCTGTTCTTCCATATTGTTTAGAACTGCATCAGGCAACTTGCCGCGATAGGGAGCAATCACACTTTCACGGTATTCCGCTGCCGCCTGTGTTGGGTCAAGGTTAGCTACCACAAGGTTTGGCACTTCTTTAATAGGAACCCCCTTATTGTTCAAATCAAGACCAAAAACATCCTGCAAATTGGATGCAGGATCGGTACTGATGAGCAGTACCTTTTTGCCACTGTCAGCAAGATTTACTGCGGTGGCGCAAGCGGTTGAAGTCTTTCCTACACCGCCTTTTCCCGTGTAAAACAAATATTTAGTAAGCGCAATTACTTGCGGATTAAAATTCTCCATATGGATACCTCCAGTTTTATTCAGGCATAAGGGACATATCTATAAGCAAATCGCACTCAATCCAATAAATGAGATATGTCCCTCGAAGTGGTTAATTTCGTTAGAAACCTAATTAGCAGCAATTACCGCCAGAACATCCACAACCATCTGATTTTTTTAGTTTTGCCTTTAAAGTTTTAGGATTTTCCCCCAAAGTGCTTGCCGGAATGCCAAGCAGACTTGAGAACTCATCGTTAGTAGGATATCTGCCAGTTATCACAATTTCTCCGTCCACAACGATGGCGGGTAATTCATCTACACCGTTTACATTGATAAATTCATTCACCGCTTTATTATTTATAAACTCTTGGGGTGAATTTGAGAGATTAAACCGTTCAACTACAACTCCCTTTTTCTCTAGTGTATTTAGTACAGTTGAAATCCTGAGGAGTTCGGAATCAACGCCAACTCCACAAAGTCCTGTAGAACAGCACATGGCTGGCTCATAGATAAACATTTTCTTCATAGAACACATCTCCTTATAAGTTGTTATTTGTTATCAGCCGTTGGCTGGGGGAACCAGTGCTTAGTCTTGTTTATGAACTTGACGAGCAGAAGCATGACAGGAACCTCGGTAAGCACTCCAACAGTGCAAGCAAGCACTACCGGGGATGTTGGGCCAAACAGTGCGATTGCCACTGCCACCGATAATTCAAAAAAATCAGAGGCGGCAATAAGAGCTGCCGGTGCCGCTATATTATGAGGCTGTTTCGTCCATTTACACATCATATACGTAAAAGTAGCTGAGATAACATTCTGGAGGATAAGCGGCACTGCTATCAATAGTACGAATAGCGGCTGCTCCAAAATAATATCGCCTTGGAAAGTAAAGATAATTATCAGAGTCAAGAGCAAGCCCAAAGTTGTTATGCCGTCAAATTTGGGGACAAATTTTTTGTTGAAAAATTCCTCGCCTTTTTTCTTTATCATGAAAGCCCGTGTAAGAAAACCACCAACCAATGGGACAACTACGAATAATATGATTGAAAATATAAGAGTATCCCATGGAATCTGAACATTGTTAACACCTAGCAGGAATTGAACTAATGGCACAAAAAGTATCAAAATAAGCAGGTCGTTCACCGAAACCTGTACTAAAGTATGTGCAGGATCTCCTTTTGTCAGATTGCTCCATACAAATACCATTGCAGTACATGGAGCCGTACCTAACAGAACTGCACCTGTAACAAAGTCTTGTGCTAAGTCGGCAGGGATTAGCGCTTTAAAGACCACCAGAAAGAATAGTGATGCAAGCCCAAACATGAGAAAAGGTTTGATTACCCAACTACTGCCGCTGGATATCACTATACCCAATGGATGCTTTCCTACGTTCTTTATAGATTGAAAATTAATCTTCATCATCATTGGATAAATCATGATCCATATGAGAACTGCGATTGGAATATTTTGCCCCGCAAACTGCATTTTATCTAAAATCGTAGGGATTACTGGCAAAAACTTCCCGATTAAAATTCCCGCTGCCATACAGAGAAGAACCCATATAGAAAGGTATTTCTCAAAAAATCCGATGCCCTGTGTTTTTTCTTTTTCCATTTTACTCACTCCTTTAATGAGGATTTTTATTGCAATTGCACAACCCCTGTACTTTACATTTCTGATATTCTTCAAAGTCCGAAAAATAGGACGGAAGCTCCTTTAGCCTGTGTTTCAGATATTCCCAAAGCTCTTTGTTTTCTTGAATGAAGTCATTGCTTATTCTGTAGTACGTCCATTGTGCATTTTTGTAGCTCTCCAAAATTCCACACTTCTTTAATGCCGTCAAATGGCGTGAGGCATTCGATTGTGTCATTCTCAGGCAAGCTTCAATCTCACAGACACACAGTTCACCTTCCGGCATTAGCGATAATATCCGCAGTCTGCTTTCCTCAGACAGAGCCTTAAAAATATCTACCATACCCATTCATCCTCTCATCTCCTTTATTCTTTCATGAGCATACACTCATATGATATTCCTTTAAATCGCCATTGGTTACAATGTCTTTCACATAAATTTCATTTTTTATTATGTGTCTTACTGTACTGCTTCTGTCCTCCGGAAAGGTTATATACTTTCTTTAGCCCTCTACCCAAAAGGATATTTTGCGCCGCATTTCCGGTCACACCCTTATTACAGTAGGTGACTGCAACTGCGTCTTTATCAAGCGATTCAACAACAGCTCGAAGTTTGGCATGGGGAATGCTCTTGGCCGTTTCAATATGATTTTTATCATACTGTGCTACAGCTCTCGCATCGATCAGCGTATACTTTTCACCAGAATCGATCAGAGCATCCAGCTCCTGCGCCGTCATCAACGGTCTGCCTTTATGAATGGCATTGTCTAGTATCATGCCGGTATACATCACCGGATCTTTCGTTGTTGAAAATGGCGGGGCATAGGCTAAATCCAGATGGAAAAGATCTTCAACCATTGCTTTGAAGGTAATTGCCGTCACAAATACATCGATTCTTTTATCGACGCCCTCAAATCCAATGATTTGCGCACCAAGAAGCCGGCCAGTTACATTATCGGCTATCCCCTTGATGACCATTTCCTTGCCACCCATGTATTCCGGTTTGTTTGGTTTGATGTTGTGGCATACCTCAACACCATATCCCAATTCGTGCGCCTCACGTTCGGAAAGACCGGTTTGTGCTACTGTCATATCAAAAATTTTGAAAATGCCCGTACCGAGAATGCCTCTGAATTCCAGATTGCCGCCTGTCATACTATCACCAGCAATCCTACCGGTTTTGTTTGCCGTAGAACCCAAAGGTCGATAGACCGGCTTACCCGTCACTACATGAAATTGTTCAATACAGTCACCACAGGCATAAATATCTTTTTGGCTGGTTTCCATTCTGCGGTTAACCTTAATCGCACCTGTAACACCCAGTTCAATTCCTGCAGACTTTGCAAGTTCGCTGTTCGGACGGACTCCTGTAGAGAGCAGTACCACGTCCGCGGCAACTTCCGTACTATCCGATAGAATAACAGCCTTTTCTGTAATCTCTTCGATAGAAGAACCTGTCACCACGGATACACCCTTGCTTTTCAGGTGTTCTTCAACATAAACAGCCATATCACTGTCCAGCCCCGGAGTCACCTGAGACAGTTTTTCAATCATAGTCACATTGATCCCAAGCTTCTGCAGGTTTTCACACACCTCAAGACCAATAAAACCTGTACCGACAATCACAGCAGATTGAGGGCGGTGGCTGTCTATAAAATTTTTAATTTGATTCATGTCATTGATATTGCGTAAGGTAAATACATGCTCAAAGTCAGTTCCTTTGATCGGTGGAATAACGGCTCTAGCGCCAGTGGCAAGTACCAACCGATCATAATAATCGGTGAACACCTCATCAGTTGAAAGGTTCCTGACAGATACTTTTTTCTCATCGGGAAGGATTGACACAACCTCATGCAACGTGTGAATATCTACATTATATTTGCTTTTGAAAAATGCTGGATCACGAGGAGTCAGCTCACCTGCACTTTCTACTTCTCCGCCAATGTAATAAGGCATACCACAACCGGAGTAAGATATAAAATTATCTTTTTCATAAATAACAATTTCTGAATCCTCACTGTTTCTTCTGGCTTTTGCGGCAGCGGATGTTCCGGCAGCTACCGCACCAATAATAACAATACGCATAATAGTTCCTCCTGTTTTATTCGCAGTCACATTCTCCATCTATGTCAAGGAGTACAGCTGCCTCCATTATTTCCTCCAGTAAACGGTGTGCATTTTCAAATCCTTTTTTACTAAGGGAATAGTTCATCCACTTTCCATCACGTCGGCAGTTAACCACACCTGACTCACATAACAATTTCATATGATGGGATAATGTTGATTGTGAGATATTCAATTCCTCTAAAAGATTACATGCACATTTCTCACCACTTTTCAGCAATTCAATAATCATCAAACGGTTAGGATCACAGAGTGCCTTAAAAGCTCGTGCGCTTTTCTCAAAGTTGTTTTCCAATTTTCTCACCTCATATCTACATTTATCGATATGTTTTATTATAAACTTCATATCGACGTATGTCAATATGTTTTTTTCAAAAAAAGACCGCTTCGAAAAGCGGCCTGGGATGTCCTGCTTTGGCTAATACCAAAGTCAATAACGTTTATATGTTCAGCAGTCTAAAGTTTACCGATAGCAGCAGGGCTTCCTTCTGCTCCAGCATTCATTCCGGCAATATTCTTCATATGCCGAATTGTTATTACCTGGGATTAAAGCAATAATAAAAAGTAAAAGTATACCTATTATGAAAATTAACATGTTCATACACCTCCGGTTTTTGCTTTATCAATTAGCCAACGAGTTTACTTCTTCGTTCAACTAATACTACATCATGCCACTTTCCGTTATCCATTTTGCCGAGTCTTTCTCTA
This region of Clostridium sp. BNL1100 genomic DNA includes:
- a CDS encoding cation transporter — its product is MKKQFRLEGLDCANCAAKMEKDIGALSGVTTASVNHMTTKLVFETAEGADIDYIVAEAEKIVHKYEPEVVMKRA
- a CDS encoding metalloregulator ArsR/SmtB family transcription factor, which gives rise to MSVKGDVCDCDVIHEEIVANVKSQMLSDTTMIAASDFLKAIGDPTRVKMLWALGVSEMCVCDLAYLLNMTKSAISHQLRTLKAANLVKFRKDGKVVYYSLVDDHVNIILKQSLSHITE
- the arsA gene encoding arsenical pump-driving ATPase gives rise to the protein MENFNPQVIALTKYLFYTGKGGVGKTSTACATAVNLADSGKKVLLISTDPASNLQDVFGLDLNNKGVPIKEVPNLVVANLDPTQAAAEYRESVIAPYRGKLPDAVLNNMEEQLSGSCTVEIAAFNEFSNFITDEKVQKEYDHIIFDTAPTGHTLRMLQLPSAWSNFISESTHGASCLGQLSGLESKKEIYKKAVETLSDDKRTTLILVSRPEAAPLKEAKRASKELADIGVNNQAIVMNGVLTSYDDKISGSLYHKQQKALADMPEGLKKLTIYTVPLRAYNITGLDNVRALLTKDQYIVRDEKVNAKTIPELKNVIDDLYKSNKKVIFAMGKGGVGKTTVAAAIAMGLSARGRKVHLTTTDPAAHLKFVIDESNGITTSRIDEQAELKKYQEEVLSKARETMSDEDIAYVEEDLRSPCTQEIAVFRAFAEIVDKAEDQVVVIDTAPTGHTLLLLESTQSYNQEIKRSQGDIPESAKKLLPRLHNIDETEVIIVTLAEATPVYEAMRLEEDLKRAGIAAKWWVINSSLYHTGTTNRMLAAKASSEIEWINKVDDHTDGKFAVIGWSPDEIKGDKLKELLV
- the arsD gene encoding arsenite efflux transporter metallochaperone ArsD, giving the protein MKKMFIYEPAMCCSTGLCGVGVDSELLRISTVLNTLEKKGVVVERFNLSNSPQEFINNKAVNEFINVNGVDELPAIVVDGEIVITGRYPTNDEFSSLLGIPASTLGENPKTLKAKLKKSDGCGCSGGNCC
- the arsB gene encoding ACR3 family arsenite efflux transporter — translated: MEKEKTQGIGFFEKYLSIWVLLCMAAGILIGKFLPVIPTILDKMQFAGQNIPIAVLIWIMIYPMMMKINFQSIKNVGKHPLGIVISSGSSWVIKPFLMFGLASLFFLVVFKALIPADLAQDFVTGAVLLGTAPCTAMVFVWSNLTKGDPAHTLVQVSVNDLLILILFVPLVQFLLGVNNVQIPWDTLIFSIILFVVVPLVGGFLTRAFMIKKKGEEFFNKKFVPKFDGITTLGLLLTLIIIFTFQGDIILEQPLFVLLIAVPLILQNVISATFTYMMCKWTKQPHNIAAPAALIAASDFFELSVAVAIALFGPTSPVVLACTVGVLTEVPVMLLLVKFINKTKHWFPQPTADNK
- a CDS encoding metalloregulator ArsR/SmtB family transcription factor, producing MVDIFKALSEESRLRILSLMPEGELCVCEIEACLRMTQSNASRHLTALKKCGILESYKNAQWTYYRISNDFIQENKELWEYLKHRLKELPSYFSDFEEYQKCKVQGLCNCNKNPH
- a CDS encoding FAD-dependent oxidoreductase, with product MRIVIIGAVAAGTSAAAKARRNSEDSEIVIYEKDNFISYSGCGMPYYIGGEVESAGELTPRDPAFFKSKYNVDIHTLHEVVSILPDEKKVSVRNLSTDEVFTDYYDRLVLATGARAVIPPIKGTDFEHVFTLRNINDMNQIKNFIDSHRPQSAVIVGTGFIGLEVCENLQKLGINVTMIEKLSQVTPGLDSDMAVYVEEHLKSKGVSVVTGSSIEEITEKAVILSDSTEVAADVVLLSTGVRPNSELAKSAGIELGVTGAIKVNRRMETSQKDIYACGDCIEQFHVVTGKPVYRPLGSTANKTGRIAGDSMTGGNLEFRGILGTGIFKIFDMTVAQTGLSEREAHELGYGVEVCHNIKPNKPEYMGGKEMVIKGIADNVTGRLLGAQIIGFEGVDKRIDVFVTAITFKAMVEDLFHLDLAYAPPFSTTKDPVMYTGMILDNAIHKGRPLMTAQELDALIDSGEKYTLIDARAVAQYDKNHIETAKSIPHAKLRAVVESLDKDAVAVTYCNKGVTGNAAQNILLGRGLKKVYNLSGGQKQYSKTHNKK
- a CDS encoding metalloregulator ArsR/SmtB family transcription factor, encoding MENNFEKSARAFKALCDPNRLMIIELLKSGEKCACNLLEELNISQSTLSHHMKLLCESGVVNCRRDGKWMNYSLSKKGFENAHRLLEEIMEAAVLLDIDGECDCE